In Stieleria varia, one genomic interval encodes:
- a CDS encoding beta strand repeat-containing protein, with the protein MHHWVDGKFDGEFDGEVNAYQPMQYTPALGILEPRIVLNATAELNVLGQLVLMGDAADDVVRVDVVNDHELQFRDAAGEIIPIAGHSAGINGSPNDPIAVDDIPAGELLINLGGGSDTLTLQIPDQLNVTMVDAAGNDSVELDVQPLAAASSGNTSRLQIAADRITLPASQNTASFIGRDVTLTGGVFLGNNAGFTRIDLGDGSFAVDGRLVLGGDLILSGGDATIDLSEATLLASARQSDLIVDLSTTNSASAVFGEFGVLRGVRVHDLQILSVGNLQFNDSIQIDGVVSWVGNETLPDGVRIDTGTLRLDGTIDFIGATQNDFEIQVGSTAILSGDATIHGDVFSDGIIAPESSGGSMGGEFRVDSLAMSSSAKLSIDVNGSVAGVEHDTIVVDGGVVQITGTELEILDNAVLLPDTEIVLLRNDGSDDVVGRFRSSRDVFGNVLQASRTLDEGDLVIADFAGSGLAAYVTYFGGDGNDVSLVIAGDRTEDIDTITLVTRRGNDIEIRTAPDLVSVFTATPTVRPIEELNGNSLRLIGEGPRNQVLIDVNGFVDPTGQLNVDTEFVFWASDQSDQDRLVIYDSNLSTNDTPASINLQRNALGETEIVMLPGEMGLPSYRFATARTELMDIQLTSQDLTFMFSDASESISIDGQNAIADGSRLLVDALGMDSEILFLNPTVSLGINADAGNDVITVDAFGDEMRASIFVLGGLGTDSTTVAATLSLGSGLSAGNLEIAAEDILVTGDIDTSLGNTSGQITIEGGDQVVIRSRVSANGNSINIDGIRGEIDTSQATLIASQITITNGGTAQIGDLLAAGGEIVLGSVGQSLQSVTQKSGTFIQTDSLSGVVTGDVRLAQSGNQIATVKSFAVDGAFELTDGLGDLSVNNVSGLSDDVRIASAGTVLLGNLAIKVDNGDIEIRAGGSIEDADADDALPNLIGQRIDLIAGAPLSGNNFPAGFGSGVGVLNDVDLVARTLLNVDTSATQGDVRITSVGETIPVGVIDAAGGRVFLVGEAIVDGGESTALDVLSDIIAGQVDLRGESGIGQGQRLELESVNDVVAVTTRGDIDLRTSATDDNVLYREVLTGIGALTIEQFGPAMMTLGSIRNDNGDTVIRNTQGSIEVGASAATDGITVGISGDLSLIAIGNSSDIVLRSGIESAAGDIDVFAGRHIELTSTALLESDSGLVTLIADQFNEGQSGAITMAEGSDIDAGIGRIDVSADGDIAIAEMISRATGDAIRIESINGAIVDAGDAGLDLVASNGTTTLRSRLGIGDSDALEVDLNRLNATVSSVGNIELVESSAIRLESVTTTDGRVSISAVGQIRADDVISMNVGNVDDALGGSSRDVTLITTGSSSDILVGQLDAHASADIHLIAGDDVLQIDTSSLIRADDLTVDASNGVSDSLAAIDLRTQIEQLDALVRGAHHGDLILTELDDLILAGSDADDDSEQVRTGNGEIRISLPGVLSVVDAGRVDDGDDLVNDYEIYAGGDAGRVRIDASEIQFGDFVQLHADQSNLGAVRLTAPRVMLGSDIQIDTGESVGVARIFSPRPDVSQLDDIVPGDEPLGTGFFDFTSIMTNRLEQAAVNDATGILTVKIGNPGERGLTINIDWGAATGRFQQIDLLSGDAPPLTVSHLYLEQDILDSTLNGRPSSTDPLEVLFSVRHHESILVLGDSIQQGDGEAESVDGGVISSTDDPQTFESASVPILESGQARFIIPALSIPVAFFPVRDVIPETEDAEIIIPTTTFVTNSQSGFEVVESSASAGSSRDEFFQLRVLSPDPNADDLVEPTRLPDDILSGDQLKELFAELPDGSYEVQYVLGDGNVRSILQVDLRGGQPTIRGDELDGGEMRLIPLEPETEPSAEASTEAQGENDTRTQRSEKLPAPIGQQDAESAEKPIFYRFDGQNRPSDPVPVDGEARSDQHRTPRAALLAAMASRRRMIKSSVPSHPTH; encoded by the coding sequence ATGCATCACTGGGTGGACGGCAAGTTCGACGGCGAGTTCGACGGCGAGGTGAACGCATATCAGCCGATGCAGTACACGCCAGCGCTTGGCATTCTGGAGCCAAGAATTGTGCTCAATGCGACCGCTGAACTGAACGTTCTGGGGCAGTTGGTTCTCATGGGCGACGCGGCGGATGACGTGGTACGAGTCGATGTCGTCAACGATCACGAACTGCAGTTTCGAGATGCCGCCGGCGAGATCATCCCGATCGCAGGTCACTCTGCGGGCATAAACGGTAGTCCCAACGATCCGATCGCCGTCGACGACATTCCTGCGGGCGAATTGCTGATCAATCTCGGCGGCGGCAGCGACACGTTGACGTTGCAGATTCCCGACCAATTGAACGTCACGATGGTCGATGCAGCAGGAAACGATTCGGTGGAACTGGACGTTCAGCCGCTCGCTGCAGCCTCGTCAGGCAACACAAGTCGGCTACAAATCGCTGCGGACCGAATCACACTGCCTGCATCGCAGAACACGGCGAGCTTCATCGGCCGCGATGTGACATTGACTGGCGGTGTGTTTCTGGGCAACAACGCTGGTTTCACTCGGATCGATTTGGGAGATGGCTCGTTTGCCGTCGATGGGCGACTGGTCTTGGGGGGCGATCTGATTCTCTCAGGAGGTGATGCCACCATCGATCTTAGCGAGGCTACGCTTTTGGCGTCGGCAAGGCAGTCGGACTTGATCGTGGATCTGTCGACGACGAATTCAGCGAGTGCCGTCTTCGGTGAATTTGGTGTTCTACGAGGAGTCCGAGTCCATGATCTGCAAATCCTGTCGGTTGGGAACTTGCAGTTCAACGACAGCATCCAAATTGATGGCGTGGTCTCATGGGTTGGCAATGAGACGTTACCCGACGGGGTTCGCATCGACACGGGAACACTGCGTCTGGATGGCACGATCGATTTCATTGGTGCCACGCAAAATGATTTTGAGATCCAAGTCGGCTCCACCGCGATCCTGTCCGGTGATGCGACGATTCACGGGGACGTGTTCTCGGATGGAATCATTGCACCTGAGTCAAGCGGCGGGAGCATGGGCGGGGAATTCCGCGTGGACTCGCTAGCCATGTCGTCGTCGGCGAAACTGTCGATCGATGTGAACGGTTCGGTTGCGGGCGTCGAGCACGATACGATCGTGGTCGATGGTGGTGTCGTACAGATCACCGGCACGGAGTTGGAGATTTTGGACAATGCAGTCTTGCTGCCAGACACCGAGATCGTCCTTTTGCGAAACGATGGCTCCGATGATGTGGTCGGTCGATTTCGCAGCAGTCGGGATGTCTTTGGTAACGTCTTACAAGCTTCGAGGACGCTTGACGAAGGAGACTTGGTGATCGCGGACTTTGCCGGCAGCGGACTTGCGGCATACGTCACTTACTTTGGTGGCGACGGAAACGATGTTTCCTTGGTGATCGCTGGAGATCGAACCGAGGATATCGACACGATCACTTTGGTGACACGACGTGGGAACGACATCGAGATACGCACCGCACCGGACTTGGTCAGTGTTTTCACCGCCACGCCGACGGTTCGCCCGATCGAGGAGTTGAATGGCAACTCGCTACGATTGATCGGCGAAGGGCCGCGAAATCAAGTCTTGATCGATGTCAATGGGTTTGTCGATCCTACGGGGCAACTGAACGTCGACACGGAGTTTGTGTTCTGGGCGAGTGATCAAAGCGACCAAGATCGCTTGGTTATCTACGACTCCAACTTGTCAACCAACGACACCCCGGCGTCAATCAATCTGCAACGCAACGCACTGGGTGAGACCGAGATCGTCATGCTGCCTGGCGAGATGGGCTTGCCGAGTTATCGCTTTGCGACCGCACGGACCGAGTTGATGGACATCCAGCTCACTTCTCAAGATCTTACGTTCATGTTTTCGGACGCCAGTGAGTCCATTTCGATCGATGGTCAGAATGCGATCGCGGACGGATCAAGACTGTTGGTGGATGCGTTGGGAATGGATAGCGAGATACTGTTTCTGAATCCGACGGTATCCTTGGGCATTAATGCCGACGCAGGGAACGACGTCATAACCGTCGATGCTTTCGGGGACGAGATGCGAGCATCGATCTTCGTTTTGGGTGGACTCGGCACCGATTCGACGACGGTTGCGGCGACGTTATCGCTTGGCAGCGGTCTCAGTGCGGGGAACTTGGAGATCGCGGCCGAAGACATCTTGGTGACGGGCGACATCGACACAAGTCTCGGCAACACGAGCGGTCAGATCACGATCGAGGGCGGTGACCAAGTCGTGATCCGTTCACGAGTTTCGGCGAACGGCAACTCCATCAACATTGATGGAATCAGGGGTGAGATCGACACATCGCAGGCAACGCTGATCGCATCACAGATCACGATTACCAATGGCGGAACTGCTCAAATTGGTGACTTGCTGGCCGCTGGCGGGGAGATCGTGTTAGGCAGCGTCGGGCAGTCGTTGCAGTCCGTGACGCAAAAGTCCGGGACGTTTATCCAGACCGATTCATTGTCTGGCGTGGTGACCGGCGACGTCCGGCTCGCTCAGTCTGGGAATCAAATCGCGACGGTCAAGTCCTTTGCCGTCGATGGTGCGTTTGAGTTGACCGATGGCCTCGGCGATTTGAGCGTCAACAACGTGAGTGGACTGAGTGACGATGTCCGCATCGCATCTGCGGGAACCGTGCTGCTTGGTAACCTTGCGATAAAGGTTGACAACGGAGACATCGAGATCCGGGCGGGCGGCAGTATTGAAGACGCTGATGCAGACGACGCGTTACCGAACCTGATCGGCCAGCGAATCGACTTGATCGCCGGTGCACCGCTGTCCGGCAATAACTTTCCCGCTGGTTTCGGTTCGGGTGTCGGCGTGTTGAACGACGTCGATCTGGTGGCAAGAACGCTGCTCAATGTCGATACTTCGGCGACGCAGGGTGATGTCCGCATCACGAGCGTCGGTGAGACCATCCCGGTCGGCGTGATCGATGCTGCTGGCGGTCGAGTGTTCTTGGTCGGCGAAGCAATCGTTGATGGTGGTGAATCAACGGCGTTGGATGTTTTGTCCGACATCATTGCCGGTCAAGTCGATCTGCGGGGCGAAAGCGGGATTGGACAAGGACAACGTTTAGAGCTGGAATCCGTCAATGATGTTGTTGCCGTAACGACACGTGGTGACATCGATCTGCGAACCTCGGCGACGGACGACAATGTTTTGTATCGCGAGGTATTAACTGGCATCGGTGCGTTGACTATCGAGCAATTCGGTCCAGCGATGATGACTTTGGGATCGATCCGAAATGACAATGGTGACACCGTCATTCGAAATACGCAGGGATCGATCGAAGTCGGAGCTAGTGCGGCCACGGATGGAATCACGGTTGGAATATCCGGCGACTTGTCATTGATCGCGATCGGCAATTCGTCCGACATTGTTCTGCGAAGTGGCATCGAGTCGGCGGCGGGCGACATCGACGTCTTTGCTGGTCGTCATATCGAACTGACAAGCACTGCGTTGCTTGAGTCCGATTCCGGTTTGGTCACGCTGATCGCGGATCAGTTCAACGAAGGGCAATCCGGCGCAATCACAATGGCGGAAGGCAGCGATATTGACGCTGGAATAGGCCGAATTGACGTTTCTGCGGACGGTGACATCGCCATTGCGGAAATGATCAGTCGTGCAACGGGTGATGCGATTCGAATCGAATCGATAAACGGTGCCATCGTTGACGCAGGGGATGCCGGATTGGATTTGGTTGCATCCAACGGCACCACGACACTGCGATCGCGGCTGGGAATCGGAGACTCCGATGCGTTGGAAGTCGACTTGAATCGACTGAACGCGACCGTGTCATCGGTTGGTAATATCGAACTGGTTGAATCCAGTGCGATTCGTCTGGAGAGTGTTACCACGACCGACGGGCGAGTCTCGATCTCTGCGGTAGGACAGATCCGCGCCGACGATGTCATCTCCATGAACGTAGGCAATGTGGATGATGCATTGGGCGGCTCCAGCCGCGACGTTACTTTGATCACGACAGGATCGTCCAGCGACATTCTGGTTGGTCAATTGGATGCCCACGCATCGGCAGACATTCATCTGATAGCTGGCGATGACGTTTTGCAAATCGATACGAGTTCACTGATCCGCGCGGATGACTTGACAGTGGATGCGAGCAATGGCGTTTCAGATTCGTTGGCTGCTATTGATCTGCGGACGCAGATCGAACAGCTTGATGCCTTGGTCCGAGGAGCCCATCACGGTGACTTGATCTTGACCGAACTGGATGATTTGATCTTAGCGGGATCTGACGCGGATGATGATTCAGAGCAAGTGCGGACGGGCAACGGCGAAATACGAATCAGCTTGCCTGGAGTACTGAGTGTCGTTGATGCCGGACGAGTGGACGACGGAGATGATTTGGTAAACGACTACGAGATCTATGCCGGAGGAGACGCAGGACGCGTACGGATCGATGCATCAGAAATTCAGTTCGGCGACTTTGTCCAACTGCATGCCGATCAGTCGAACTTGGGTGCGGTGCGATTGACTGCGCCCCGTGTGATGTTGGGCAGTGACATTCAGATCGACACGGGTGAGTCGGTCGGCGTCGCACGAATCTTTTCCCCCCGACCGGACGTCTCGCAATTGGATGATATCGTTCCAGGTGATGAGCCACTGGGAACGGGGTTCTTTGATTTCACGTCCATCATGACCAATCGTTTGGAGCAAGCGGCGGTCAACGACGCGACGGGAATCTTGACCGTCAAGATCGGCAATCCTGGCGAGCGTGGACTGACCATCAACATCGATTGGGGAGCAGCGACCGGGCGATTCCAGCAAATCGATTTGCTCAGCGGTGATGCACCACCATTGACCGTCAGTCACCTGTATCTTGAACAAGACATCCTGGACTCGACCCTCAATGGACGTCCATCGTCAACTGACCCGCTGGAGGTCTTGTTTTCGGTCCGGCATCACGAGTCGATTCTTGTACTCGGCGATTCGATTCAGCAGGGGGACGGCGAAGCAGAATCAGTGGACGGGGGCGTGATTTCGAGTACCGACGATCCGCAAACGTTTGAGTCCGCGAGCGTGCCAATTTTGGAAAGCGGCCAAGCACGCTTCATCATTCCGGCGTTGTCGATCCCCGTGGCGTTTTTTCCTGTGCGAGATGTGATTCCGGAAACGGAGGACGCGGAGATCATCATTCCGACGACGACGTTCGTGACAAATTCCCAGAGTGGATTTGAAGTCGTTGAATCAAGTGCGTCGGCTGGTTCCAGCCGCGACGAGTTCTTTCAATTGCGTGTGCTGTCTCCGGATCCGAATGCGGATGACCTTGTGGAGCCGACTCGGTTGCCGGACGATATTCTGTCGGGAGATCAACTCAAAGAACTTTTTGCGGAACTGCCTGACGGCAGCTACGAAGTGCAATATGTACTGGGGGACGGTAACGTCCGTTCGATCTTGCAAGTCGATCTTCGCGGCGGTCAGCCCACGATCCGCGGCGATGAGCTTGATGGCGGCGAGATGCGTCTGATCCCTTTGGAGCCAGAAACGGAGCCCAGTGCAGAGGCAAGCACAGAGGCCCAAGGAGAAAACGATACAAGGACTCAGCGGTCAGAGAAGTTGCCCGCTCCTATCGGTCAACAGGATGCCGAATCGGCTGAAAAGCCGATTTTCTATCGCTTTGACGGGCAGAATCGGCCAAGCGACCCTGTGCCAGTTGACGGGGAGGCTCGTTCGGACCAGCATCGAACTCCACGTGCCGCGCTACTAGCCGCAATGGCAAGCCGGCGTCGTATGATAAAGTCCTCTGTACCGTCACATCCAACTCACTAG